From Miscanthus floridulus cultivar M001 chromosome 15, ASM1932011v1, whole genome shotgun sequence, the proteins below share one genomic window:
- the LOC136508792 gene encoding small ribosomal subunit protein uS9-like — translation MATVLQRPAAGTVQCFGRKKTAVAVAYTKPGRGLIKVNGVPIELIRPEMLRLKAFEPILLAGRSRFKDIDMRIRVRGGGKTSQIYAIRQAVAKGLVAYYQKYVDEAAKKEVKDIFARYDRTLLVADPRRCEPKKFGGRGARARFQKSYR, via the coding sequence ATGGCTACCGTGCTGCAGCGCCCGGCCGCGGGCACGGTCCAGTGCTTCGGCCGCAAGAAgacggccgtggccgtggcctaCACCAAGCCGGGGCGCGGGCTGATCAAGGTGAACGGCGTCCCGATCGAGCTCATCCGGCCGGAGATGCTCCGCCTCAAGGCCTTCGAACCCATCCTGCTGGCGGGGCGGTCCAGGTTCAAGGACATCGACATGCGGATCCGCGTCCGCGGCGGCGGGAAGACGTCGCAGATCTACGCCATCCGCCAGGCCGTCGCCAAGGGGCTCGTCGCGTACTACCAGAAGTACGTCGACGAGGCCGCCAAGAAGGAGGTCAAGGACATCTTCGCACGCTACGACCGCACCCTCCTCGTCGCCGACCCCAGGCGCTGCGAGCCCAAGAAGTTCGGTGGTCGCGGCGCCCGCGCCAGGTTCCAGAAGTCCTACCGTTGA